CGTCGAAACAGCCGCCGGCACCATCGTCGCACGAAGGAGgaaccacacacacaatccACACCCCCTCCGCCCAAGTTAGACCGCCAGCTATATACCCaccaaaaaccaaaaaGAGACCTGGGAGATTGGCGCAGACAAAGAAAAGGCAAATTGCTGGAGCCGAACCATAATTAGCATCTGGTGTCCCAGCCCATACCCCAAACCCCAAAccacccaccacccctCAGGGACACAATTTACACCAGAAGCCAAATCAGCTTGCAGCACACGCATATACACCATTTGCAAACGGCTTCAGGATCCGGCCGAAATTGTTGCGCGACACGATAAAACCGCCCCGTGACGCGTGCTCCCCAGATACTACATCCTCCCCACTGTTGCTCCACGTGCCAAGCAAGCTTTTGCGGCCTTTGATCAACGAATCAACGAGTGATCGGAACCCACAAGGCCTCCCACAAgagacacacacaaacaagcGACGGTCGCCGACGATAGTGAATCGCCCGCTCGAATCGCACAAAGGAGACCGCCACCGACGACCCCGACCCGGCTCCCCCACGGTTTCTTGGAGATCTAACGTCCATTTCAGCCCGCAATTCAGGCCTCAGATCCGATAAGAGCCTCAGATCAAGAATCCAAcatttccacctccaacaacaaaacCGCCATGGAAGTCGCCCGACAAAGCCTCGAACCATTCGCGTTCGCTGCCAACAAACGGCCACTGGACATGGTCGACTCTGACGAGCCCCGATCAGACAGATCCGAGAAAGCAAACCTCCGTCGACTCGCCATTGTCAACGAACGCCGACAGTACGAAGAGACGCTCAAACCAGACTCGTCGGACACAGAACCTGCCGCTGCCACAGCCGCTGAGCAGCCCGCCGCCAACTCGCCTCCCGCCGTCGAAATCGACCCGTCGTCAGGCCTACACGTGCCCACCCTACGAGCCACCTCGGTGATCCCGTCCTTATCGCTCATGTACGCCGACACGGCTCCTCGAGACGTGTGGAGACCGCAGATCGAGGCCTGGATGAAGAAGTCCGGCCACCGAATGCGCGACGTGGAACGGGCCGTCGAGGCGTCCGACAAGCTCGACGACAAGTATAtgctcaaggaccccaagcCCGTGGCCAAATCCAAGGCAGGCCCTGTCGCAAAGACATCCACTGTCGTGGATGAACAACTACCCCCACAAACGGCATCCATCACCATGCCCTCGCCACAGATCCACAGCAGCGCACACGTTGTCAGCACCCCACAGATCACAGAGCCACCCACGCTCAAACCCCCACAGTCCCCCATACAACACATCCCCCCACCCCCACACATGGCGTCTCCACACCCGTCACCTCATATGGAGACCTCAATGGTCGCCTCTCCGGCACTGTCGTCGCCTCCCAAACCCATCCACAGTGCCTCCACATACTCCACCCCCAGCTATGGCAAGCGACGATGTATCAGTTGTGGATCGGACCAGAGTCCCTGCTGGCGCCCGTCGTGGTCTGCATCAGCAGGACAGCTGTGCAACTCATGCGGTTTGCGGTACAAGAAGACTGGAGCCCGATGCACCGAGTCCGACTGTGGCCGGATCCCAGCCAAGGGCGAGTGGGCAGTTATGCGAAACACGGCTAAGCGAAATCCGGAAACCGGCCGGATGGACTATGCATGCATTTATTGTCGAGGAGTGGTGGAAGTGAATGAGAGGTTTTGAACTGGACAAGGCATGCTGGCCAGCTAACAACGGCGAGAGATTGGAAACGAAGGACGAGACGAGACGAGACAGCGGACACAAGACAGTTCTTGCTAATCACCACTGTCTGTGTTATGACCCGTCGACAAGCTCGTCAACCAACAGACTGACCTCCCACCTCCCTCCACCGTGCAACGCTAACACTAACGCGTGGCTATTTTGTATGGAATAGCCATTGATGACTTATGATGGGTATTTTTTGgaattgttttttttggtttttgaTGTTATTTTTGTCTTGATTGTTTTGTAAGTATAGAGTGATAAATGATGTTTAACAGAGGTATCTTGGGTCGTAATAGTAGTATCTCGGACCTATCttggtggttggtggttCTCATACATGTATGATGCAAGGAAGACGTACGGAGCTGTAGCGAAGTCCattgggtcacgtgactgcgAGTCATGAGAGGTATCGCCTTGATGGTAGCAGTGGGGTATGATTCTGTTGAGTTGGGTTGCTTCTTACTCGAtcgctacaagtacagtagttgtcGGTACTTGTTTGTCTCTTGGTATGGTGAGTGTCGATGTTCCAGAACAATCTGTTGGAAAAAGAGTCGTTTAGCGGAGTTTCGAAGTGTAAGGTTTGTGGTTCGAAACCGGGATGGGTCGCACAAGTTTGTGTCAGAAACATGtctgttgtttgtgttgttttccGACATTTCGTCGCCGTATGTTGGACTTCCGCGGAGAGGATGGGTGTCTTGGGCTGTGGAGAGGATGTCAAGCTGGTTTGGTGTGTGTTTCTCCAAGGACAGAGGCGCTATTGAGAAACAGAGACTTGTGTTGTGTTCTCCTCGTTCCGGGGATGTCACACGTCAGCTTTTCGGCCGGTTTCTGTCTCTCGTCGTGTCACagatggtgttgttgttgatgagtTCCTGGTTGCCCTGTTTCGCACAAGGTGGTGCGTGAGGTTGTGTGGAGAGGGGCTTGAAGGAGGGGGGTCGAGGTGCAGGAGCGTCCCCCGAGGGGCCCTAGGCCGTCACATGACCGGCATAATGGTGTGGAGTCGGGTTTTGGTTTTCCTGGCGGGTTCCACACTTGTCAAGTCTCGTTTTTCAGGCTTTTTTTCACTCGCTCTTTTTGCACTTTGGCATCTTTTTACCTTTGGTGCTTACCACCTTTGTATGCAGGAAATCTATTGGGTTTGGTGTATaggtgaaaaaaaaaaaaagccaaAGGTGACTGTTTTTTTCCGACTCGGTCATGTTGCATTTTGTGCGATATTATAAGTGGGGAACGAATGGAGGCGAGCTGGTGTGATACGGGAGCTGCTGTTTCTCACGATTCTGCCCAGCCATTTATCACGCGCACGCTGACATCTTGCACTTAGTCATCaagagctacagtacgacgagtacatactaccAACCACTCCTGAAGTGCTTCCATGAGTTCAGTTGAGTGCTGAACCAACTCTCGACACTCTCGACAGCCTGTGAAAAGGAATGAGTGTGTGGAAAGGGATTCAATactggagaagagagggGAGAGATCGAGAGGGTGATGTTACATCCCCAAGCGTCGTAGTCTCGCGTTGATGACTGGAACGGACTGTTGAACGACGATCAACATGGTGTGCAAGCTGATGGACAGTTGTGCCAATGGTTCAGAAGCGTTAGTTGAGCTTCTAACGACCTACTACTCGCCTGTCAAGTGAGGTGTGTACTTGTTCATACTCCTACTCGTCTCACTGGCGTCTAGGGTTGTGAGCACCGTCGCTTATGAAAGACGCCGTCGCCTATGAAAGACACCGTCGCTCATTGAAGACTAGATCCATAATATAAACAAAAGAGTATTTCTCTGAATGGCGACGGATTGGCCAGCCCCATCGTTACACAATTTGtccaaaaacaccatcTCTGCCGTCCATCGATATCTGTCGAAATCATCCGGACCAGACAGTAGAGCTTTGAGAACCCCGAAGGAGGAATACTGCAGTGAAGTGTTCTTTGAAACTCTGACTGGAGTATCTCCATTTC
This genomic interval from Yarrowia lipolytica chromosome 1E, complete sequence contains the following:
- a CDS encoding uncharacterized protein (Compare to YALI0E16577g, some similarities with uniprot|P34233 Saccharomyces cerevisiae YKL185w ASH1 negative regulator of HO transcription, similar to Saccharomyces cerevisiae ASH1 (YKL185W); ancestral locus Anc_4.283), which gives rise to MEVARQSLEPFAFAANKRPLDMVDSDEPRSDRSEKANLRRLAIVNERRQYEETLKPDSSDTEPAAATAAEQPAANSPPAVEIDPSSGLHVPTLRATSVIPSLSLMYADTAPRDVWRPQIEAWMKKSGHRMRDVERAVEASDKLDDKYMLKDPKPVAKSKAGPVAKTSTVVDEQLPPQTASITMPSPQIHSSAHVVSTPQITEPPTLKPPQSPIQHIPPPPHMASPHPSPHMETSMVASPALSSPPKPIHSASTYSTPSYGKRRCISCGSDQSPCWRPSWSASAGQLCNSCGLRYKKTGARCTESDCGRIPAKGEWAVMRNTAKRNPETGRMDYACIYCRGVVEVNERF